A window of Chryseobacterium aquaeductus genomic DNA:
TGCTGCTTCGGAATATGAACTGTACGCTTCGGAATACTAGCTGACTGTCTTGGAAAGTTGTCTGAACACTTCTAGATGTCATTTTTATATTTTAGAAGATTATTGTTATAGAAAAATTTATTTCTATTTTTTTTAGGCAGTAAGTTCATTATAGAAATATTCTATTGAGATTTAAATGCGAATTTTTCAAATATGAAACCGCCCATGTAGAAGGCGGTTTCATATTTATATTGAAGTTATAAAATGGCTCTAAAATTATTCTCGTTCTAAAAATAGTGTAGTAAACCGAATATTATTTTTATTAAGATTGTCTTATAGATCTTAATACTTTTAGTATTATTTTTATAAAAATGAAAATACGCTGTAATACAACTGCAAAAAGAGCTACATACAAAGAAAAAACTAATGCTCTAATATCGAACATACAATTTAGTATCTTAATTTCTTCTTTTGGAATGTTATCGTTAGTTAATATAATAATAAAAGAAAAAGCAATAACTATCAAATTTTGATATAGCAAAATTTTACAAAATTTTAGAAATTCCGAATAGGTTTCATTAGATCTAAATTTTTCAAATAAATACAAACATCCTATAAATATTCCAAAAAAGATAGAACATACATCAATTAACTTGTCATTAAATAAATTAGTACTTTCAGAATATTTGAACTTCAGATAATAAGCCAGTAAAAAAGTTAATATAAAAACAAAATAAGGTATAGCTCTTTTTACAAGAGCCCTTCTTCTATATCTTTCAATATTATTTATATGGCTTTCATGAATCATAAGTAACTTTCTAATAAAGAATATTCTTTTTCATAGGTTTCTTTGATTTTGATTGTTCTTTCATCCTTTTGAAGATTAAAATCTAATCTTGGTACATCAATTTTAAATTGTGTGAAATAAACATCTCCAACTAAGTTTATTGGAATCATTTTCCCAGAAGAACTATTGTAACCACATATCTCGATCGAGTCAATATTCTGCCTCACTTGACTATATCCTAACAATTTTCCAAAATTTCTAATTATTGGTTCAATTTTATTTTTATATAACCCACCAGTAGTTTTAGGATTTCTAACAGTAAATTCAATTTCTGCAAAATCACTATTGAGTTCTGCAGCATTTTGAATTTCAGGAAGAAAATCAAGATCAACTCTATCTTCTAATGATGAATTAATTTGAGCGACTTCCCTAAGTAAATTCTTGGGTTGGTAAACCTTCATTTTAAAACTTTTATAAAGTCCCATTTGAAGAGCTCGTTCATATTCATGTTTGCGAAATATTGTAACAAAATTTGTATCAACTATAACTTCATTTTTTAATGTTGCAGAGTCATGATAACATTTGTAAATATATTGATGGAAAACGTCTAAGTAAATGCTATTCTTATTTATTTCAAAAAAAAGAACTTTTAGTCTTTTACAGTATAATAAAATATTTCCATAAACGATACCTTCATCATTATTCACATCTAACGCCGAAACGATCTTTGTTCTTCTGTGAATTTTTGCAGGTAAGTCCTTATCAATTGTACTCCTAATAAATCCAATCAAGTAATTCTCAGTATCCTCAATAACTGAAAAATGAACCATCTTCTGATTTACAAATTTTTCTTTATCATTTATGTCGGAATGTTTTAAAATTTCATCAAATGTTATACTATTACTTCCTTGAGGAAATCTTAATGAAACGGAAACTACATCGATTTTACAGGTTTTAGATCTATTGTTCATTTACTTTAATTAATGTTACGAATTTTACAAATATAATCTTTACAGTAATTGTGGTTATCCGTATTTACACGGTATTTTAATATTTAAATTGCATAATAATTTATATCTTATCCAAAATCTTCTTCGGCAGCACCTTGACCAATTGAGATTTGATTTCTTTTTCTACGACAATGATCTTCCATGTTTTTCGGTCTTTGGAGATGGCACAGGCTCTCATTGGGGCATTGATGATGTAAGAACCTTCACTGGCGATGTATTTTACGTTGGCTTTACCGTATTTTGAGGTGAGCATTTCGCCTATATTTTTTCTCATAGGTTCCTCCATAGAACTTACATTACCTTTCATCTTAAGGTAATAATTGGCGATAGAGAAATATTCTCCTTTGATGAGTTCTGGTTTCTCGATATTGCCAAACTTCAAATCTTGCACATCAATCTTTACAAAAGGATTGTTGTACGTCATATTCATCAGTTGCGTCATCTGATCTTTTGAGATCACGGTAAAAAAACCGGGATAAATGCAATTGATCGCCTGATCGATTTTTTTAGATTTTATGCTGTTGGCAAAATAGGAGATCGTTTTTTTGATAGCCAAACCATCGGGAGTTGCATTTGCCTGTGCAAAGCTAGAAAGTGAGAACAGTACCAGAAAAATGGTAATAAATTTAATTTTCATGATGATCAATGTATCGAATTTTAAATAATTTCCTCGTCGGAGAATTTTTTCAAATATATGTAAAATTTCACTGTTTTAATCTCATGAAATCTTCTCCGGCAAATCAAATTTATACCGTCATCTATCCAATTTATATCTGTAATTTTGCAGCCAAGTATTTCTTACAAAATGAAAACATTATTACGTTATTTAAAACCTCATAAATGGTTGATGATTTTGTCATTGGTTTTGGCAACCATCAATCAGGTATTTTCTTTATTTGCACCGGCAATTACCGGGAATATTCTTGATCAACTGGTAACTCATCCTAATTTTTTTGATAAGGATAAATTGCTGCCCAGAAACTTAAATCAGTTTTTCTATGGCACAGATCTGTATCATGGTGCATTTTATTTTTTGGGTTTGTTAATCGGAACTGCGATGATCAGCAGAATTGCAAAGGCATTTCAGGATTATGTGGTGAGTGTCATCACACAAAAATTCGGAGCCAATATTTTTACAGATGGTTTGCAGCATTCGATGGCATTACCTTATCAGGAATTTGAAGACCAACGAAGTGGCGAAACGCTTTCTATTTTGACAAAAGTAAGGGAAGATTCTGTGAAATTCATTACCAATTTCATCAATATATTTTTCGGAATTTTGGTAAGTATTATCTTCGTTTCGGTATATGCCATTCGTTTACACTGGTCGATTATGCCTGTGTATGTGGTGGGAATTTTCCTGATTGCATTCATCACCAATTTACTAAGTAAAAGAATTAAAAACATTCAGAAAACCATCGTAAGCGAAACTACTGGTTTGGCTGGAAGCACCACAGAAAGTCTTCGTAATATTGAGATTGTGAAAAGTTTAGGTCTGACGAAACAGGAAGTAAAACGTCTGAATAACAATACCTACAAAATTCTCGGACTTGAATTGAAGAAGGTGAAAAGCATTCGTTCTTTAAGTTTTATCCAGGGCACGATGGTGAATTTTCTGCAGCAATTGATCACCCTTACCCTTTTATATCTTATTTTCAGGAATATTGTAACTCCCGGACAATATTTATCATTAATGTTTTACGGTTTCTTTATTTTCGGACCGATGCAGGAAATCGGAAACATCATTATCTCTTATCGTGAAGCTGAAGCATCACTGCATAATTTTGATACCTTAATGAAAAAACCTGCGGAGGAGAAACCACATACACCAAAACAGATTGGTGCGGTAGAAAAATTAGTATTCAACAAGGTTGCTTTCCAGCATCAGACTGCTTCGTATAAAGCATTAAACGATATTTCATTTGAAGTGAAAAACGGAGAAACAATCGCTTTTGTGGGACCGAGCGGTTCAGGGAAAAGTACATTGGTGAAATTGCTGGTGGGATTGTATCGTCCGAAAGAAGGTTCAATTTTTTACAACAATGTTAATGGAAATGAATTTGATTTTGATGAACTGAGAAATCAGATTGGTTTTGTAACGCAGGACACGCAACTTTTTGCGGGAACCATCAAAGAAAATTTACTGTTCGTCAACCCAAACGCTACAGATGAAGATTTAGATTTAGCTTTAAAAAAATCCAGCGCAACGGCACTGATCGAAAGAGCAGAAAAAGGAATCGATACCGTCATCGGCGAGGGCGGATTAAAACTAAGCGGTGGTGAAAAACAAAGAATTGCCATTGCCAGAGCTTTGTTGAGAAAGCCTAATTTATTGATTTTTGACGAAGCAACTTCTGCATTAGACAGCATTACCGAAGAAGAAATAACATCTACCATCAAAGAAATCTCTGAAGAAAAGGAACAGATTACCGTTTTGATTGCTCACCGATTGAGTACCATCATGCACGCAGACCGTATTTATGTTTTAGAACGTGGAAAGGTGATAGAAACCGGTTCACATGAAAATCTTCTGGATCTTAAAGGATTGTATTATGCCATGTGGAGACAGCAGATTGGGGAAAGAAAGGTGATAAAACCAGTAAGTTAAGGATATAATGATAAAAAAAATCATAACCGCTGCCGTGATTATTTTTTCCATTTCTATTTATGGTCAGAATAATCCTTTTACTAGACTATTATTAGATAAAGTTATTATCTATGATTTTGAAGGAGGAAAAGGATCAGAAAATCTACACATCATTGACAATAATGGAAAGCTATCTGAAACTGTGAAAAAGAAAGTCATACTTGATCAAAAAACGATAGAAACTTTAAGTATGAAACTTGAAAGCAAGCAATCTTATGGAGCAGGAACTGCATCGTGTTTTGTTCCTCATTTCGGAATTGTCTATTATTTAAAGAATAAACCGGTTGCGCATATTTCAGTTTGTATGGATTGTAACAGGTTAATTTCCAGCAAAAATATTATGGCACAAAATCAAGGCAAAACAGGAAGCGGAAAAGATTCATATTATTTACTAGAGGGTATGAGTAAATCGTTTAGAAGTTTTCTCAATGGATTACTAAAGAAATATAAATTTTCTCACCAAGTAAAAAACTCATAGTGTAAACAATTATTTATAAATCACAAAAGCCGTCTCGTGAGAGACGGCTTTTAAATTTTATATAAATCCAGATTAGGGAACTTTTACCAATTCCACATCAAAAATCAACCATGCATTTGGCGGGATCACTCCTCCTGCTCCGTTTGCACCGTATCCCATTGCTGGCGGAATCAATAAAGTAGCAGTTTCACCTTCTTTTAATAATAAGATACCTTCGTCCCATCCTTTGATTACTCTACCTGTTCCTACAGGAAATTCAAGAGGTTCATTTCTTTTGAATGAAGAATCAAACTCGGTTCCGTTGGTCAATTTTCCTGCGTAGTGTACAGAAACATTATCACCAGCTTTTGGAGCTTTACCTTCAGTCTTTTTAGTGATTTTATAGTACAAACCAGATTCTGTAACCGTCATTCCAGCTTTAAGATCTTCGATCGCTTTCTTTGCATCAGCTTCAGCTTTTTCAGCCATTGCCTTGTTATTGGCAGCGATTTTAGATTTACCTTCGTTGAAAGTTTTTGCAGCATCGTATCCTTTGTACTCGTCACCTTTGCTGAAAATGCTCACTTTCTCCAAAACGATATCTGTTTTAGGTTTATCCTGAGCACCTTTTTCTACATTAGCAATTGCGTCGATCACATCATCACCTTTTACTACTTCTCCAAAGATCGTATGTCTACCGTCTAACCAAGGAGTAGCAATTTCAGTAATGAAAAACTGAGAACCATTGGTATTGGGTCCTGAGTTAGCCATTGATAAAATACCTTTTCCTGTATGTTTAAGATCGTTTTTCTCGTCTTCAAATTTATATCCGGGATCTCCCATTCCTGTTCCCTGAGGATCTCCTCCCTGAATCATGAAATCTTTGATCACTCTGTGGAAGATGGTTCCGTCATAGAAAGGAACCCCTTTAGCCTTCGCTTTGTTATCAATTTTACCTTCAGCAAGACCAACAAAGTTAGCCACAGTCACCGGTGATTTTTTGTCTTCAAACTTTACAATCAAGTTACCTTTTGTAGTTTGAAGATTGGCGTAAAGTCCGTCTTTAAGCCCTTCGTAAGTTTCTTTGTCTACGTTCATTTTCTTATAAATTGGTGTACAACTCAGCAGCGAAACGCTTGCAGCTGCCAAGATTATATTTTTGTTAAACAATTTCATTTTATAGAACTTTTAATTTTATAATTAAAGGAATATCGTTATCTATTTTATTTTCGTCTCCGAAAGTTCCGTACGCCAGTGATGATGGTACAAGCAATGTCACTTCTTCTCCATCTTCCATATATCTGAGGGCGTTTTCTACAGCTTTCAACTCATCAAAATGTCCGAATCTTGCGTTATTTCTTTCGATCGATTTGTCATAGATTTTAGTCTGATCAAAATCATACAGATCATAAGAATAGGAAACCGGAGTATCATCTGCTCTTCGTTGTCTTTTGTCGAAATTCTCTACGGTCGTCCAATAATTAAGCTGTGTAGGATAGAATTTAATATCCTGTCCGTTTACCCAATCCTGAATCTGTTGTCTTTCCAAAGTATTCAGATTTTTCATGCGATTTTTAGATACATCCAGATCACTTTGATTAAGGACACCACCCACCGGAGGATGAACCTGAGGTGCATTTCTTTTACAACTTAAAAGACCGAATATTGAAATGAGGAGTATTTTTTTCATAAAACTTTTGCGAAAATACGCATTTCGAGGGATATAAAAAATAAAAAAACCAAGAAAAAATCTTGGTTTTTTATAATTGATTTAATTGATATTTAAGCTGTTTCTAAAACATCTTTCTTTACCAATACTCTCCATCCGAATGGATCTTCTGAAATGTTATTCTGTAGATTCACCAAATCACTTTTCAATAGTGCTGCATAGCTTTCATCATCAGGCAGTGAAGGAAGCTGTAGTTTTTCTCCTTTATGTCCTAAAGCTTTGAATACAGTAGTTACCACAGCGGTACCAACACCCCAGACTTCTTTCAAAGTTCCGTTTTTGTGAGCATCTAAAACAGCTTGTACTGCGATAGGTTCTACTCTGATATCAAGACCTCTTTTATTTGCCAACTGAATGAAACTGTCTCTGGTAACACCATCCAAAATTTTCTCAGATGTTGGTGGCGTATAGATTGTATCGTTAATTCTTACGAAAACATTCATCGTTCCGCTTTCTTCAAAATACTCGTGGGTTGCATCATCAGTCCAGATAATCTGATCATAACCTTCTTCCATCGCCAATTGTGTCGGATAGAAAGAAGCTGCATAATTTCCTGCTGCTTTTGCCGAACCTACTCCACCACTTGCCGCTCTTGAGTAATGATCTGAAATCTTCACAGAAACAGGGTCTGCATAATAGCTTTTTGCCGGTGTTGCAACGATGGCAAACATATATTTGTTAGCAACTCTCGCTTTCAATGCCTCTTCAGTAGCGAAGATTAAAGGTCTGATGTATAATGACATACCTTCACCCTGAGGGATCCAGTTTCTATCGGTATCTACTAATGCTTTAAGACCATCCAAAAACATTTCTTCTGTAACTTCCGGCATTGCCAAACGTTTTGCAGATTTGTTGATACGTTCAAAATTCTTTTCGGGCCTGAAAAGGAAAACCTGTCCGTCATTGTCTTTGTAGGCTTTCATACCTTCAAAACAAGCCTGTCCGTAGTTTACTCCCATCATCGCTGGCGTAAACAATAAAGGACCATAAGGAACCAACTTCACATCACCCCACTTTCCGTCTTCGTACTCGCAGATGATCATGTGATCACTGAATGTATTTCCGAAAGAAAAATTATTGGGATCGAAAGTAGAAAGTCTAGAGTTTTCTGTTTTTTGAATTATCATTTCTTAAAATTTTTATGATGTTCCACAAATTTAACATAATTTTCCAAATATAAAAATTTTACTGTAAATTTGAAAAAAAATACTGTGGAAAGAGAAATAGCAGTCACAAAAGACGGAAGCAAAACACTGTTTATCAATGAATTAAATGAAAACTACCATTCACACTATGGTGCGTTACAGGAAGCAGAACATGTGTTTATCAAAAACGGATTAAATCTTGTAAATAATTACGAAATTAACATTTTAGAACTCGGTTTTGGAACAGGTTTAAATGTTTTAGTGACAATTAATGAATATTTAAAAACTGACAAAAATCATATCATCAACTATTTTACTCTCGAAAAATACCCGATAAATGATTCTGAAGTTGAAAAACTTGCCTACTTTGATCATTTTGATAACCCGGAGTTAAAAAATATTTATCAAAAAATTCATCAAACAGAATGGGAAAAATCAGTTGAAATCGTTAAAGGTTTTCATTTAAAAAAGATTCAGTGTGATTTTTTTGATTTGGAAAATATAGATTTACCCCTGATTTATCTTGTATATTTCGATTGTTTCGGAGCAAGAGTACAGCCTGATCTGTGGGAACAACCTCTATTTAAAATGGTTTCGGACAAGATGAATGTAAATGGACTTTTAACGACATATTCTTCGAAAGGCAGTGTAAGGAGAATTTTGAAAGAACTCAACTTTAATGTAGAGAAAAAACAAGGACCTCCGGGAAAAAGGGAAATGATCAATGCGATAAAGTTATGAGTGATGTATGGTAAATTATGAATGATGAATGATGCGTTATTAGTTATAATCGATCATCTAATAAAGACTACATATTTTTAAAACTTATAATTCTTAACTTATAACATTTTTCCCTATTTTAGCTTTACAAAATATTAAATATGATAGACAAGATCAACGTAAGAGTTTATGCTTGTGCCGTAAAAGATAATAAAGTTCTCACACTTTTTGAAGAATATGCCGGGCAACCTTTGCTTAAATTTCCGGGTGGCGGATTAGAATTTGGAGAAGGCTTGACAGATTGCCTGCATCGTGAATTTGAAGAGGAACTCAATATTAAAATAGAAATCTTAGAACATCTCTACACTCAGGAAAATTTTTTGGTGTCTCGCTTCAGAGAAAACGAACAGCTGCTTACTATATATTATATGGTGAAAATTACAAACGAAGAAGATTTTTTAATTCTTGATCCTTGTATTGAAAAAACAGAGTGGCTTCCTATTGACACAGAAATCAATCCGTTTTCTTTACCTGTAGATAAAATTGTTTTTGAAAAATTAAAAGAAAAATTCCTGTAAAAATATTACAGGAATTTTTATTATTTAGATACTCTAAAATCTTTTGCACCAGGATAAGGTTGTAAATACCCTGAATTCCAATTGGACTGCAATAATGATTCTAAAAACTCATCGGTTCTGTTTTTGTGAGGATTATATTGTTCTTTCAGATCAATATCTGCTAGTTTTCCTTTTACATTCCACCAAAACGCGCTCCATCCTCCTCTCAATTCTTTTATGATTTCAAAAACGTTTTTTCCTGTTGCTCTGTTCATCAATTTTGCGAAAACCTGACCTTCCGTAGTTGTTAAATCTTTAAGCTGCTTCTCGTATTGATCTGCAAGCATATTTTGTCGGTCTTTGATGTATTTTCTTTTTGCAGCAGTATCCATTACGGTCATTTCAACTTTAATATCTCGATACTGTTGCAAGGCTGTAAGAAACAAAGGATAGACTCTGTATAATTTTTTATTTAAAAAATAATAATAATTTTTATCCAGTTGATTGTTGAATTTAGGTTTGTTTAATAAAACCAACTCATCCATCACCACTACAGTCTCTCCATTGATTTCGTAAATTTTAGCTTTTTGTCTCTCGTCGTAATAATATCTGTTGCCAAATTCGTCAATCTTTAACTCATCTTGAGGATACTGACTTAATGGCTTAGCTATAATGGAATCTCTCTGTTGTCCGAACAGGGCAACTCCAAAAAAGAGAAGAAAAAGAAGGGTGATTTTATGAAATTTCATTATTTTTACACGTATTATAAAGAAAATTACTTACAAAAATCATTCCTTAAACATGAAATTCGAGAAGAAATCTTTGAAATTTTTAGAGAAATATTTAAACACTTCATCACCAACCGGATACGAACACAGAGGTCAGGAAGTATGGATGAATTACATCACACCTTATGTTGACAAAATCGAGGTTGATCATTACGGAACCTGCTATGGGATCATCAATCCGGAAGCAGAATTTAAAGTGGTGATTGAAGCTCATGCCGATGAAATTTCATGGTACGTAAATTATATTACAGATGACGGTCTTATTTATGTCATCAGAAACGGTGGTTCTGATCAAACAATTGCACCTTCAAAAGTTGTAAGCATTCACGGAGAAAAAGGTATTGTAAAAGGGGTCTTCGGATGGCCTGCGATTCATACCAGAGGTGCAAACCAAGATGAGCCTACGCCAAAAATTGAAAACATATTTATCGATTGCGGAGCGACAACAAAACAGGAAGTTGAAGATTTGGGAATTTTTGTAGGATGCATGATCACGTATCCTGATGAATTTTTTGAAATGAATAATCGCTATTTTGTCTGCAGAGCTTTGGACAACAGAATCGGCGGATTTATGATCGCTGAAGTTGCCAGACTTTTAAAGGAAAACAAAAAAGAACTTCCATTTGGTTTATATATTACCAATTCTGTGCAGGAAGAAGTAGGATTATATGGTGCAGATATGATTGCGGATACCATCAAACCCAACATCGCCATCGTAACAGATGTTACCCACGACACGACTACACCAATGATAGAGAAGAAAAAAGAAGGTGACCAAAAATGTGGAAATGGTCCGGTAGTTTTCTTTGCTCCGAGTGTTCATCATGTGATCAGAGAATTGATTATCGATACTGCAAAGAAGAAAAAAATTCCTTTCCAGAGAGCAGCAGCGAGTAGAGCTACAGGCACTGATACCGATGCTTTTGCGCATTCTAACGGCGGTGTACCCAGTGCATTGATTTCTTTACCTTTGCGATATATGCATACCACAGTGGAAATGGTTTCTAAAGAAGATGTTGCGAATGTGATTCAATTAATCTATGAGACACTTTTGGAAATTAAACCTGAAATGAAACTGAAATATCATTAATAATGAAAACTGTCTTTTATTATTTAATTAGGAAGCCAACATTTATATCAGTTATAAATTTGTTATATTTCAGTTATATACTTTTTTTAATAGTTTATAAATTATTTTATCCGCCCAAAATTGGTTCGGCTTACAATATGATTATAGAAATGTTATTGATCTGCAGTATCGTTCCTTTAGGACTTTATATAATTGACAGACTATTAGTGATTAAAATTAACAACATTAAATTAACAATTATCGAAGTAATTGTATCAGCAACTATTTTACTGTATTATTTTATGTTTGTTAATCCATTTTAAAATAAAAATCTAAATTAAGTATAAAATAAAAATGAAAACTAAGCTAATTGCTCCTTCCCTTTTATCTGCAGACTTCGGGAATCTGCAAAGAGATATTGAGATGCTCAACAATTCACAAGCAGATTGGTTGCATGTTGATGTCATGGATGGAAGATTTGTTCCCAATATATCTTTCGGATTTCCCGTAATGAAAACTATTCAACAGCACGCAAAAAAATTCGTGGATGTACATTTAATGATTTTGGAACCCGAAAAATACGTTGAGGAATTCATTGATTACGGTGCAGATCTGGTATCCGTACATTATGAAGCGTGCGTGCATTTGTATAGAACCATTAATTTAATTCAGAGCAAAGGTGCGAAAGCTGGCGTGGTTCTTAATCCGTCTACTCCCGTTTTAATGCTGGAAGATATTATTGCTGACGTAGATCTGGTTTTGCTAATGAGCGTTAATCCCGGATTCGGAGGTCAAAAATTTATCGAAAACACTTATAAAAAGATTGCTGAAACTAAAGATCTGATTTTAAGTAACAATTCTACGGCATTTATACAAATTGACGGTGGCGTAAATTTAGATAATGCTTCTAAGCTTTTTGATGCAGGAGCAGACGTTCTGGTTGCAGGAAATGCAGTTTTCTCATCTGAAAGTCCCGAAAAAACAATCGAACTTTTAAAAGTATAAATGAAAGAGCAGCCGGTTATAGCTGCTCTTCTCTCATTTTAATGAGAAGGTATTATGGTTATTAGTTTTTGGTTTGTCAACGATGCCTAGTCGTCTTTTGATTCCTTATTTAATTCTTGTAAAGATGTGAAATTTAATCAAACAAAAACATCCGTAAAAACACGGATATTTGACCATAAAATATAGTGTATCATAAAAAATAATTATAAAAATTATATGGTTGTGAAATTATTAAAAGATTGTAATTTATGTATTCTAATTAATATTTGACAAAGAGCCGAACGATAATTACAATTCATTACGTTTTTTATGACTAAATGGCAGTAATTTTTAAAGTTTATAGGATTAAACAGAAAAATCCGGAATTTTTCCGGATTTTTTTAAAAATGTATTTTTTTATTAGAATATTTCTCTTCCAGAAAAATGGAATTGTGCTTCAATCAAAGCATTCTCATCAGAGTCTGATCCGTGTACAGCGTTCTCTCCAATGCTTCTAGCAAACATTTTTCTTATTGTTCCTTCCGCAGCATCTGCAGGATTAGTAGATCCGATTAGAGTTCTGAAATCTTCAACTGCATTATCTTTTTCTAATACTGCAGCAACGATTGGTCCTGAACTCATGAAGTCAACCAATTCTCCATAAAATGGTCTCTCAGCATGTACTTCATAGAATTTTTTAGCATCTGCAACTGTCAATTGAGTTAATTTTAATGCTTTAATTTTGAAACCTCCTTCTGAAATTTTCCCTAAAATAGCACCGATATGCCCATCAGCAACTGCATCAGGCTTAATCATTGTGAATGTAATGTTAGACATAAATGTATATATTTTTTAATGGCACAAAATTACGAAAAATATCTAACTATAATTTTAATTTATTTTTAACACAATATAACTTTTTTTAAGAAACTTCAAAAATGTCTTTGGCATACAAATTGCAATTATTAATACGATTCTCATGTTTAATTTGAGTTTTCATGGTT
This region includes:
- the rpe gene encoding ribulose-phosphate 3-epimerase; translated protein: MKTKLIAPSLLSADFGNLQRDIEMLNNSQADWLHVDVMDGRFVPNISFGFPVMKTIQQHAKKFVDVHLMILEPEKYVEEFIDYGADLVSVHYEACVHLYRTINLIQSKGAKAGVVLNPSTPVLMLEDIIADVDLVLLMSVNPGFGGQKFIENTYKKIAETKDLILSNNSTAFIQIDGGVNLDNASKLFDAGADVLVAGNAVFSSESPEKTIELLKV
- a CDS encoding nucleoside-diphosphate kinase codes for the protein MSNITFTMIKPDAVADGHIGAILGKISEGGFKIKALKLTQLTVADAKKFYEVHAERPFYGELVDFMSSGPIVAAVLEKDNAVEDFRTLIGSTNPADAAEGTIRKMFARSIGENAVHGSDSDENALIEAQFHFSGREIF